A region from the Indicator indicator isolate 239-I01 chromosome 4, UM_Iind_1.1, whole genome shotgun sequence genome encodes:
- the GPHB5 gene encoding glycoprotein hormone beta-5, which yields MKLHCVILGVLLLLLLASCSNTVKTPAIDLRTFTGCAVREFTFLAKKPGCRGLRVTTDACWGRCETWERPVLEPPYIESYHRVCTYNETKMMTVKLPKCAPDVDPFYTYPVAIRCDCDICSTATTECETA from the exons ATGAAGCTCCACTGTGTTATCCTGGGTGTTCTCCTTCTTTTGCTGCTGGCCAGCTGCAGCAACACAGTCAAGACCCCTGCCATTGACCTGCGGACCTTCACTGGCTGCGCTGTCCGTGAGTTCACCTTCCTGGCCAAGAAacctggctgcagggggctgcgGGTGACCACAGATGCGTGCTGGGGACGCTGTGAGACCTGGGAG AGACCAGTGCTGGAACCACCTTACATCGAGTCTTACCACCGTGTTTGCACCTACAATGAAACCAAGATGATGACAGTGAAGCTGCCCAAGTGTGCCCCTGATGTGGATCCCTTCTACACTTACCCAGTGGCCATCCGCTGTGACTGTGACATCTGCTCCACTGCCACCACTGAATGTGAGACTGCCTGA